A genome region from Pseudomonas helmanticensis includes the following:
- a CDS encoding DUF4105 domain-containing protein — protein sequence MKSLGAWLLAGILLLLGNSAHASLQLRLKTAGLSPAQQQASQALIDEAMQKLPPSFIERLDRRIDVGWTDDMPGNAYGQATLVSELDLNRKLLAGLTDGSAAKEKTNRPHGTVRQELLATVLHEITHIYDRARLWPDAERTLIQRCTRRFNSAGLIGIPDECRGQNGRRFTLSDDPRLLDLAGWQQYVGRRGEREQHNRQIARSPDLYEISSPKEFVAVNMEYFLLDPSYACRRPALYRYYQQHFGWAPTAKDTCSKTFAFLNAGNDFAKQPLGQVDPERVYAVDYLLAEANQNWVSRWGHSMLRLVICAPGRPRGPDCRLDLDQHLVLSYRAFVGDVQLSSWDGLVGKYPSRLFVLPLAQVIDEYTKTELRSLASVPLNLSRDEIEGVVEHAAEMHWSYDGNYFFLSNNCAVEGLKLLRSGSDNSQFVGLDSIMPNGLLEVMKGRGLADTSVLDDPKEALRLGYRFDSFRDRYQAMFDVLKKQLPIKQTTVEEWLSLKAEERREWFERADLRTSAALLLLEQASYRRQLLLAQDEVKQRYLGARELENGGMDKANATLQEILANSGFLSRPAELLDSRGYGLPQPSEFKRLEDESSQRQKKLLVLSGDLDAEVRKLLEPKRAAEIAASEENVKQIGAHLRKLHKASGGLELP from the coding sequence GTGAAGTCACTCGGCGCCTGGCTGCTGGCCGGGATACTGTTGCTGCTTGGCAACAGCGCCCACGCCAGCCTGCAATTGCGGCTCAAGACCGCCGGTCTGAGCCCCGCCCAACAACAGGCCAGTCAGGCGTTGATCGATGAGGCCATGCAGAAGCTGCCGCCGAGTTTCATCGAGCGGCTGGATCGGCGCATCGATGTCGGCTGGACCGACGACATGCCGGGCAATGCCTACGGTCAGGCCACGCTGGTCTCTGAACTCGATCTGAACCGCAAACTGCTCGCCGGTCTTACCGACGGCAGCGCCGCCAAAGAAAAAACCAATCGCCCCCACGGCACGGTTCGGCAAGAACTGCTGGCCACGGTGCTGCACGAAATCACCCACATTTATGACCGCGCGCGCTTGTGGCCGGACGCCGAGCGCACGCTGATCCAGCGCTGCACACGCCGCTTCAACAGCGCCGGGCTGATTGGCATCCCCGATGAATGCCGTGGCCAGAACGGCCGGCGCTTCACCCTCAGCGATGACCCGCGCCTGCTCGACCTCGCCGGTTGGCAGCAATACGTCGGTCGCCGGGGCGAGCGCGAGCAACACAACCGACAGATCGCCCGCAGCCCGGATTTGTACGAGATCTCCAGCCCGAAGGAGTTCGTCGCGGTCAACATGGAGTATTTCCTCCTCGACCCGAGCTACGCCTGCCGACGTCCGGCGCTGTATCGCTATTACCAGCAACACTTTGGCTGGGCGCCGACGGCCAAGGACACTTGCAGCAAGACCTTCGCGTTTTTGAACGCGGGCAACGACTTTGCCAAGCAACCCTTGGGACAAGTCGATCCGGAGCGGGTCTACGCCGTTGATTACCTGCTGGCCGAGGCCAATCAGAACTGGGTCAGCCGTTGGGGCCACAGCATGTTGCGCCTGGTGATCTGCGCGCCGGGACGTCCGCGTGGCCCGGATTGCCGTCTCGACCTGGATCAGCATCTGGTGTTGTCGTATCGCGCGTTTGTCGGCGATGTGCAGTTGTCGAGTTGGGACGGACTGGTCGGCAAATACCCGTCGCGGCTGTTCGTCCTGCCATTGGCTCAAGTCATCGACGAATACACCAAGACCGAACTGCGCAGCCTTGCCTCGGTGCCGCTGAACCTGTCACGCGATGAGATCGAAGGCGTGGTCGAGCACGCGGCAGAGATGCACTGGAGCTACGACGGCAACTACTTCTTCCTCTCCAACAACTGCGCGGTAGAAGGTCTGAAGCTGTTGCGCAGCGGCAGTGACAACAGCCAGTTCGTCGGACTGGATAGCATCATGCCCAACGGCTTGCTGGAAGTTATGAAGGGCCGTGGTCTGGCGGACACCAGCGTGTTGGATGATCCGAAAGAAGCGCTGCGCCTGGGTTATCGCTTCGACTCGTTCCGCGATCGCTATCAAGCAATGTTCGATGTGTTGAAGAAGCAACTGCCGATCAAACAGACCACCGTCGAGGAATGGCTATCGCTGAAGGCCGAAGAGCGCCGCGAGTGGTTCGAACGTGCGGATCTGCGCACCAGTGCGGCATTGCTGTTGCTGGAGCAGGCCAGTTACAGGCGCCAATTGCTGCTGGCACAGGACGAGGTCAAGCAACGCTACCTCGGCGCGCGCGAGCTGGAAAACGGCGGCATGGACAAGGCCAACGCGACCCTGCAGGAAATCCTCGCCAACAGTGGGTTCCTCAGTCGCCCGGCAGAGTTGCTCGATAGCCGTGGTTACGGTTTACCGCAACCGAGCGAATTCAAGCGACTGGAAGATGAAAGCAGCCAGCGGCAGAAGAAGTTGCTGGTGCTTTCCGGGGATCTGGACGCAGAAGTGCGTAAGTTGCTGGAGCCCAAGCGCGCTGCGGAGATTGCCGCCAGTGAGGAGAACGTGAAGCAGATTGGCGCGCACTTGCGCAAATTGCACAAAGCCTCGGGCGGCCTGGAACTGCCCTGA
- a CDS encoding anti-virulence regulator CigR family protein — translation MKMPKRLMAGLGVLLISATPLLASADQRDDHDHGGPQQGQYDNHGNDHRDDHRGPPNDHRGGPPPHDFGPVRQTIRDNHGYFVRGAPPPPGIHLERGRPLPHGYYGERLDNRALGRLPVYPGYEWRRAGGDIVLIAVGTGIVYEILDGVLY, via the coding sequence ATGAAAATGCCGAAACGTCTGATGGCCGGATTGGGCGTGCTGTTGATCAGTGCGACACCGCTGCTGGCCAGCGCCGATCAGCGCGATGATCACGACCACGGCGGCCCGCAGCAGGGCCAGTACGACAATCATGGTAATGACCATCGCGACGATCACCGTGGCCCGCCAAACGATCACCGTGGCGGCCCGCCACCGCACGACTTCGGGCCGGTGCGCCAGACCATTCGCGACAATCATGGCTACTTTGTCCGCGGGGCGCCGCCGCCTCCGGGGATTCATCTGGAGCGTGGCCGACCGTTGCCGCACGGGTATTACGGCGAGCGTCTGGACAATCGCGCGTTGGGTCGTTTGCCGGTGTATCCGGGTTACGAGTGGCGCCGGGCTGGGGGCGATATCGTGCTGATCGCGGTGGGCACCGGGATCGTCTACGAAATTCTGGATGGTGTCCTCTATTGA
- the trpA gene encoding tryptophan synthase subunit alpha — MSRLQTRFADLKEQNRAALVTFVTAGDPDYDTSLAILKGLPGAGADVIELGMPFTDPMADGPAIQLANIRALGAKQNLVKTLQMVREFREGNSDTPLVLMGYFNPIHMYGVPRFIADAKEAGVDGLIVVDMPPEHNAELCDPAQAAGLDFIRLTTPTTDDARLPKVLNGSSGFVYYVSVAGVTGAGAATLEHVEEAVTRLRRHTDLPISIGFGIRTPEQAAAIARLADGVVVGSALIDHIANAATPAQAIDGVLSLCSALSEGVRKARVS, encoded by the coding sequence ATGAGCCGCCTGCAAACGCGTTTTGCCGACCTAAAAGAACAGAACCGCGCCGCGCTGGTGACCTTCGTCACCGCCGGTGATCCGGACTACGACACCTCGCTGGCGATTCTCAAAGGTTTGCCGGGTGCCGGCGCCGACGTGATCGAGCTGGGCATGCCCTTCACCGACCCGATGGCCGACGGCCCGGCGATCCAGTTGGCGAACATCCGTGCCTTGGGCGCCAAACAGAACCTGGTGAAAACCCTGCAAATGGTTCGCGAATTCCGCGAAGGCAACAGCGACACGCCGCTGGTGCTGATGGGCTACTTCAATCCGATCCACATGTACGGTGTGCCACGTTTCATCGCTGACGCGAAAGAGGCCGGCGTTGACGGTCTGATCGTGGTCGACATGCCGCCTGAGCACAATGCTGAGTTGTGCGACCCGGCGCAGGCTGCCGGTCTGGACTTCATCCGTCTGACCACGCCGACCACTGACGATGCACGCCTGCCGAAAGTGCTCAATGGCAGTTCCGGTTTCGTTTACTACGTGTCGGTGGCCGGTGTGACCGGTGCTGGCGCCGCAACGCTGGAGCATGTCGAAGAGGCGGTCACTCGTCTGCGTCGTCATACCGATCTGCCGATCAGCATCGGTTTCGGCATCCGTACGCCGGAGCAGGCAGCGGCCATCGCGCGTCTGGCCGACGGTGTGGTGGTGGGCTCGGCGCTGATCGATCACATCGCCAATGCAGCGACGCCAGCTCAGGCCATCGACGGCGTGTTGAGCCTGTGCTCGGCACTCTCCGAAGGCGTGCGTAAGGCCCGTGTCAGCTGA
- the trpB gene encoding tryptophan synthase subunit beta: MTQTSNTSNLRNGPDDNGLFGSFGGRYVAETLMPLILDLAREYEAAKEDPAFKEELAYFQRDYVGRPSPLYFAERLTEFCGGAKIYLKREELNHTGAHKINNCIGQILLARRMGKKRIIAETGAGMHGVATATVAARFGLDCVIYMGTTDIERQQANVFRMKLLGAEVIPVVAGTGTLKDAMNEALRDWVTNVDSTFYLIGTVAGPHPYPAMVRDFQAVIGKETRDQLQAQEGRLPDSLVACIGGGSNAMGLFHPFLDDKSVEIIGVEAAGYGIETGKHAASLNGGVPGVLHGNRTFLLQDDDGQIIDAHSISAGLDYPGIGPEHAWLHDIGRVQYTSVTDDEALDAFHKCCRLEGIIPALESAHALAEVFKRAPKLPKDHLMVVNLSGRGDKDMQTVMHHMEQSKQEKH, encoded by the coding sequence ATGACCCAGACTTCGAACACTTCAAATCTGCGCAACGGCCCGGACGATAATGGCCTGTTCGGCTCGTTCGGTGGCCGCTACGTGGCAGAAACCCTGATGCCGTTGATCCTCGATCTGGCCCGCGAATACGAAGCGGCCAAGGAAGATCCGGCGTTCAAAGAAGAATTGGCCTACTTCCAGCGCGACTACGTCGGACGTCCGAGCCCACTGTATTTCGCCGAACGCCTGACCGAGTTCTGCGGCGGCGCGAAGATTTATCTCAAGCGCGAAGAGCTCAACCACACCGGCGCGCACAAGATCAACAACTGCATCGGCCAGATCCTGCTGGCGCGGCGTATGGGCAAGAAACGCATCATCGCCGAGACCGGCGCCGGCATGCACGGCGTGGCGACTGCCACCGTCGCCGCACGTTTCGGTCTGGATTGCGTGATCTACATGGGCACCACTGACATCGAACGTCAGCAGGCCAACGTCTTCCGCATGAAACTGCTGGGCGCTGAAGTGATTCCGGTGGTTGCCGGTACCGGCACCCTGAAAGACGCGATGAACGAAGCGCTGCGTGACTGGGTGACCAACGTCGACAGCACGTTCTACCTGATCGGCACCGTGGCCGGCCCGCACCCTTATCCAGCGATGGTTCGCGACTTCCAGGCCGTTATCGGCAAGGAAACCCGCGATCAGTTGCAGGCTCAGGAAGGTCGTCTGCCGGACAGCCTGGTGGCGTGCATCGGTGGCGGTTCCAACGCGATGGGCCTGTTCCACCCGTTCCTTGACGACAAGAGCGTTGAAATCATCGGTGTTGAAGCGGCCGGTTACGGCATTGAAACCGGCAAGCATGCGGCGAGCCTGAATGGCGGCGTTCCGGGTGTGTTGCACGGCAACCGTACTTTCCTGCTGCAGGACGACGATGGCCAGATCATCGACGCCCACTCGATTTCCGCCGGCCTCGACTACCCGGGCATCGGCCCGGAACACGCCTGGTTGCATGACATCGGCCGCGTTCAGTACACCTCGGTGACAGACGACGAAGCGCTGGACGCGTTCCACAAATGCTGCCGCCTGGAAGGGATCATTCCTGCACTGGAAAGCGCCCACGCTCTGGCTGAAGTGTTCAAACGTGCACCGAAGCTGCCGAAGGATCACCTGATGGTGGTCAACCTCTCGGGCCGTGGCGACAAAGACATGCAGACCGTCATGCATCACATGGAACAGTCTAAGCAGGAGAAACACTGA
- a CDS encoding LysR family transcriptional regulator, producing the protein MSHDLPPLNALRAFEATARLNSVSQAAEQLHVTHGAVSRQLKVLEEHLGVSLFVKDGRGLKLTDAGLRLRDASGEAFDRLRSVCAELTQSTADAPFVLGCSGSLLARWFIPRLGRLNADLPDLRLHLSAGEGDLDPRRPGLDALLLFAEPPWPADMQVYELAAERIGPVMSPLFSGYQRLQIAPASALLNEPLLHTTSRPQAWPSWAQQNDLDAKALKLGQGFEHLYYLLEAAVAGLGVAIAPEPLVAEDLKAGRLVAPWGFCETPAQLALWLPKRAADGRARQLAQWLKNELRQSNYSPRLNSR; encoded by the coding sequence ATGAGCCACGACCTTCCCCCGCTGAACGCCTTGCGTGCGTTCGAAGCCACCGCCCGGCTGAACAGCGTCAGTCAGGCCGCCGAACAGCTGCACGTCACCCATGGCGCGGTCAGCCGGCAGCTCAAAGTGCTGGAGGAGCACCTCGGCGTCAGCCTTTTCGTCAAGGATGGGCGCGGCTTGAAACTCACAGATGCCGGCCTGCGTTTGCGCGATGCCAGTGGCGAGGCGTTTGATCGGTTGCGCAGCGTTTGCGCAGAACTCACGCAAAGTACGGCGGACGCCCCGTTTGTACTTGGTTGCTCCGGCAGCTTGCTGGCGCGCTGGTTCATTCCGCGTTTGGGGCGATTGAATGCAGATCTGCCGGACTTGCGCCTGCATCTGTCGGCCGGAGAAGGCGATCTTGATCCTCGGCGACCGGGGCTGGATGCTTTACTACTGTTCGCCGAGCCGCCGTGGCCAGCGGACATGCAGGTTTACGAACTGGCCGCAGAACGCATCGGCCCGGTCATGAGCCCATTGTTCAGCGGCTATCAGCGCCTGCAAATCGCGCCAGCCTCAGCGCTGCTCAATGAGCCTTTATTGCATACCACTTCACGCCCCCAAGCTTGGCCAAGTTGGGCGCAGCAGAATGACCTCGATGCCAAAGCATTGAAGTTGGGCCAAGGTTTCGAGCATTTGTATTATTTGCTTGAAGCAGCAGTCGCAGGCCTCGGCGTGGCAATCGCGCCAGAGCCGCTGGTGGCTGAAGATTTGAAGGCCGGTCGCCTGGTTGCGCCATGGGGTTTCTGTGAAACCCCGGCGCAACTGGCGTTGTGGCTACCCAAACGCGCCGCAGACGGGCGCGCCCGGCAACTGGCGCAATGGCTCAAGAACGAGCTACGCCAGAGCAATTACTCGCCGCGTTTGAACAGCAGATAA
- a CDS encoding DUF883 family protein produces MANTSLRKASLQSMEAEIESLLKSLESLKDDASDESRKTLKALKSNAESALKHSRHLLTDAYEEVKVKTRETGIATRDYAQEHPWTTAGVAVGALGLLAAYLLFKRGE; encoded by the coding sequence ATGGCCAACACCTCTTTACGTAAAGCCTCGTTGCAAAGCATGGAAGCCGAGATCGAGAGTCTGCTCAAGTCGTTGGAAAGCCTGAAGGACGACGCTTCGGACGAGTCGCGCAAGACCCTCAAGGCGCTGAAAAGCAATGCTGAAAGCGCGCTGAAACATTCGCGTCATCTGCTGACCGATGCCTATGAAGAAGTCAAAGTCAAAACCCGCGAAACCGGCATCGCCACCCGTGATTACGCGCAGGAACACCCGTGGACGACGGCCGGTGTGGCAGTCGGTGCACTGGGTCTGCTCGCGGCTTATCTGCTGTTCAAACGCGGCGAGTAA
- a CDS encoding dodecin, with product MSDHHTYKKVELVGSSPSSIEDAINNALAEAHKSIKHLEWFEVVDTRGHIKDGKAAHFQVTLKVGFRIASS from the coding sequence ATGAGTGACCATCACACGTACAAGAAAGTCGAGCTGGTCGGTTCGTCGCCCAGCAGCATTGAAGACGCCATCAACAACGCGCTGGCCGAAGCCCACAAGAGCATCAAGCATCTTGAGTGGTTTGAAGTGGTCGACACCCGTGGCCACATCAAGGACGGCAAGGCCGCGCACTTTCAAGTGACGTTGAAAGTCGGTTTTCGCATTGCCAGTAGCTGA
- a CDS encoding DUF1161 domain-containing protein, with protein MKKFMLAVGLLSLAGGAFAAGKPCEELKSEIAAKLDAKGVSGYSLEIVDKGANGGKVVGTCEGGSKEIVYKRG; from the coding sequence ATGAAGAAGTTCATGTTGGCAGTAGGTTTGTTGAGCCTTGCGGGTGGTGCGTTTGCTGCCGGCAAGCCATGTGAAGAGCTGAAAAGCGAGATTGCGGCGAAGCTGGATGCCAAGGGCGTTTCCGGGTATTCGCTGGAGATTGTCGACAAGGGCGCCAATGGCGGCAAAGTCGTCGGCACCTGCGAAGGTGGCTCCAAGGAAATCGTCTACAAGCGCGGTTGA
- a CDS encoding LLM class flavin-dependent oxidoreductase, translating to MKQLSDVKFSTLDLVPVRENGSPAQSLRNSLDLAQHVEKFGYTRFWVAEHHNMDGIASSATSVLLGYLAGGTSTIRVGSGGVMLPNHAPLVIAEQFGTLESLYPGRIDLGLGRAPGSDQMTARALRRERSGSADDFPEDVAELVRFLGPRTPDQRVIAMPGTGTNVPIWLLGSSLFSAQLAGERGLPYAFASHFAPRFMHEAIRVYRNHFKPSAVLDKPYVMLGVPLVAADTDEHADYLATSVYQRILALMRGQSLVQRPPVKTMDGLWLPHEREAVGDFLGLAMVGSPQKIRAKLEVLVEQTQPDELIFTCDLYEHADRVHSYELLAQVMKG from the coding sequence ATGAAGCAATTGTCCGACGTAAAGTTTTCCACCCTCGATCTGGTGCCGGTGCGCGAAAACGGCAGCCCGGCGCAGTCGCTGCGCAATTCGCTGGACCTGGCACAACACGTCGAGAAGTTCGGCTACACGCGGTTCTGGGTGGCGGAACACCACAACATGGACGGTATCGCCAGTTCGGCGACCTCGGTTTTGCTGGGTTATCTGGCGGGCGGCACGTCGACCATTCGTGTCGGCTCCGGTGGCGTTATGTTGCCTAACCATGCGCCGCTGGTGATTGCCGAGCAGTTCGGTACGCTGGAAAGTCTTTATCCGGGACGGATTGATCTGGGTCTTGGCCGCGCGCCGGGCTCCGATCAGATGACCGCTCGTGCGCTGCGCCGCGAACGCTCCGGCAGCGCTGACGATTTCCCCGAAGACGTCGCCGAACTGGTGCGCTTCCTCGGCCCGCGTACCCCGGATCAGCGTGTGATCGCGATGCCGGGCACGGGCACCAATGTGCCGATCTGGTTGCTCGGTTCCAGTCTGTTCAGTGCGCAGTTGGCCGGTGAACGCGGTTTGCCCTACGCCTTTGCCTCGCATTTCGCCCCGCGTTTCATGCATGAGGCGATCCGCGTCTATCGCAATCACTTCAAACCGTCGGCGGTGCTCGACAAGCCGTACGTGATGCTCGGTGTTCCGTTGGTGGCAGCGGATACCGATGAACACGCCGATTACCTGGCGACGTCGGTGTATCAGCGCATTTTGGCGCTGATGCGTGGACAGAGCCTGGTGCAGCGTCCGCCAGTGAAAACCATGGACGGCCTGTGGTTGCCGCATGAACGCGAGGCGGTGGGCGATTTCCTCGGTCTGGCGATGGTTGGCAGCCCGCAGAAGATCCGCGCCAAGCTGGAAGTTTTGGTTGAACAAACACAGCCAGACGAGCTGATCTTCACCTGCGACCTTTATGAACACGCTGATCGCGTGCACTCCTACGAACTGCTCGCGCAGGTCATGAAGGGCTGA
- a CDS encoding OsmC family protein produces MAIVKKASAHWAGDLKTGIGSISTETGVLREAPYGFKARFEGGKGTNPEELIGAAHAGCFSMAFSMILGDAGLKADSIDTQAEVTLDQVDGGFAITAVKLILKAKIPGATQAQFEELSNKAKEGCPVSKVLNAKITLEASLAS; encoded by the coding sequence ATGGCTATCGTGAAGAAAGCATCCGCACATTGGGCAGGCGATCTGAAAACCGGCATCGGCTCGATCTCCACCGAAACCGGTGTCCTCAGAGAAGCACCCTACGGCTTCAAAGCCCGCTTCGAAGGCGGCAAGGGCACCAACCCGGAAGAACTGATCGGCGCGGCGCATGCCGGCTGTTTCTCCATGGCGTTTTCGATGATTCTGGGCGATGCGGGGCTCAAGGCCGACAGCATTGATACCCAGGCTGAAGTCACGCTTGACCAGGTTGACGGCGGCTTCGCGATTACCGCAGTGAAGCTGATCCTCAAGGCGAAAATCCCTGGGGCGACTCAGGCGCAGTTTGAAGAGTTGAGCAACAAGGCCAAGGAAGGATGCCCGGTGTCGAAGGTGCTGAATGCGAAGATTACGCTTGAGGCTTCGCTGGCCAGTTGA
- a CDS encoding DUF1161 domain-containing protein, with protein sequence MKRIGLAILCSALATSVMAAPKDCEELKKEIEIKIQANAVPSYTLEIVSKEEADKHDVAMVVGTCEYGTKAIIYQKNDS encoded by the coding sequence ATGAAACGTATTGGCTTGGCGATCCTCTGCAGTGCACTGGCCACCTCGGTTATGGCGGCACCCAAAGACTGCGAAGAACTGAAAAAAGAAATCGAGATCAAGATCCAGGCCAACGCCGTGCCGTCCTACACGCTGGAAATCGTCAGCAAGGAAGAGGCCGACAAGCACGACGTGGCGATGGTAGTGGGCACCTGCGAATACGGCACTAAAGCGATCATCTATCAAAAGAACGACAGCTGA
- a CDS encoding aminopeptidase — translation MIRPFPSLGLLDRVFRVLFPGVMFLLLNGCVSVSYYSQLASGQLQLLRAREPVEKVIADPHRDAKLRAHLAQSQKARAFASEQLHLPDNQSYRLYADIGRPFVVWNVFATAEFSLTPQNHCFPIAGCVAYRGYYSQSAARGEAAIQRLQGMDVSIGGVEAYSTLGWFNDPILNSMLGWGDERLATLIFHELAHQRFYVKDDTEFNESFATFVEQEGTRQWQAFRGLPADTDARLQQRDQFIELVLATRSRLEKLYAQPLPAEQMRERKAAEFEQFRRDYRLMRDSQWAGDMRYDAWVNTPLNNARLLPFGLYDQWVPAFAALFKKVGGDWLRFYAEVERLGGLPAAERKAALRALADPEG, via the coding sequence TTGATCAGGCCGTTTCCAAGCCTTGGGTTACTTGATCGCGTTTTTCGGGTTTTGTTTCCGGGTGTGATGTTTTTGTTGCTCAACGGTTGCGTCAGCGTGAGCTATTACAGCCAGTTGGCCAGCGGTCAGCTGCAATTGCTGCGCGCGCGTGAGCCGGTGGAAAAAGTCATCGCCGACCCACACCGCGATGCGAAATTGCGCGCGCACCTGGCTCAGTCACAAAAGGCCCGTGCGTTCGCCAGCGAGCAACTGCACTTGCCGGATAACCAGAGCTATCGCCTGTACGCCGACATTGGCCGGCCGTTCGTGGTGTGGAACGTGTTCGCCACCGCAGAATTTTCCCTGACGCCGCAAAACCATTGCTTCCCGATTGCCGGTTGCGTGGCCTATCGGGGTTACTACAGCCAGAGCGCGGCGCGCGGTGAAGCGGCGATCCAGCGCTTGCAAGGCATGGACGTGTCGATTGGCGGTGTCGAAGCCTATTCGACGCTGGGCTGGTTCAACGACCCGATCCTCAACTCGATGCTGGGCTGGGGCGATGAACGCCTGGCCACGCTGATCTTTCACGAACTGGCGCATCAGCGTTTTTATGTGAAGGACGACACCGAATTCAACGAATCCTTTGCCACGTTTGTCGAGCAGGAAGGCACGCGGCAGTGGCAAGCATTTCGTGGGTTGCCGGCGGACACCGACGCGCGATTGCAGCAGCGTGATCAGTTCATCGAATTGGTCCTCGCTACCCGATCACGGTTGGAGAAGTTGTATGCCCAACCTTTGCCGGCAGAGCAAATGCGCGAGCGCAAAGCGGCCGAGTTCGAGCAGTTCCGCCGGGATTATCGGCTGATGAGGGACAGCCAGTGGGCCGGGGACATGCGTTATGACGCTTGGGTGAATACGCCGTTGAACAATGCGCGGTTGCTGCCGTTTGGGCTGTATGACCAGTGGGTGCCGGCGTTTGCGGCGTTGTTTAAAAAGGTCGGGGGGGATTGGCTGAGGTTTTACGCTGAGGTTGAGCGGTTGGGTGGGTTGCCGGCGGCTGAGCGCAAGGCGGCACTAAGAGCGTTGGCAGATCCGGAAGGCTGA
- a CDS encoding HAD family hydrolase translates to MHYQTVLFDLDGTLTDPREGITRSIQFALAKLGIDEPDLSKLEHFIGPPLLQAFMQFYEFDEAKAWQAVNFYRERFKVTGLYENRVFDGVTPLLETLSGQGRQLYIATSKPWEFAREIARHFDFARHFKVIYGSELDGTRTNKVELIAHLMKEEGLDPANTLMIGDRKHDLIGARSNGLDAAAVGYGFGSFEELNAEAPAYHFETLEELHQAFLRR, encoded by the coding sequence ATGCATTACCAAACCGTATTGTTTGACCTCGATGGCACCCTCACCGACCCGCGTGAGGGCATCACCCGCTCCATCCAGTTCGCCCTCGCCAAGCTCGGCATCGATGAGCCGGATCTGAGCAAACTCGAACACTTCATTGGCCCGCCGCTGTTGCAGGCGTTCATGCAGTTTTATGAATTTGACGAGGCGAAAGCGTGGCAGGCGGTGAATTTCTATCGCGAGCGTTTCAAGGTCACTGGCCTGTATGAAAACCGCGTGTTTGATGGCGTCACGCCGTTGTTGGAAACCCTCAGTGGCCAAGGCCGGCAGCTGTATATCGCCACGTCGAAACCGTGGGAATTTGCCCGCGAGATTGCCCGGCATTTTGATTTCGCCCGGCACTTCAAAGTGATTTACGGCAGCGAACTGGATGGCACGCGGACCAACAAGGTCGAGTTGATTGCGCATCTGATGAAAGAAGAAGGGCTGGATCCGGCGAACACGCTGATGATCGGCGACCGCAAGCATGACCTGATCGGTGCGCGCAGCAATGGGTTGGATGCGGCGGCGGTGGGGTATGGGTTTGGCAGTTTTGAAGAGTTGAATGCCGAGGCGCCGGCTTATCACTTTGAAACACTGGAAGAGTTGCATCAGGCGTTTCTGCGGCGCTGA
- a CDS encoding gamma carbonic anhydrase family protein codes for MSVRKYQNHTPRLSKGAFVDGSAVVIGDVEIGADSSVWPLTVIRGDMHRIRIGARTSVQDGCVLHITHAGPFNPDGFPLLIGDDVTIAHKVMLHGCSVGSRVLIGMGSIVMDGAVVEDDVIIGAGSLVPPGKRLASGFLYVGSPVKQVRPLSDKEKAFFTYSAANYVKLKNLHLAEGYDTL; via the coding sequence GTGTCCGTTCGCAAGTACCAGAATCACACCCCGCGCTTGAGCAAAGGCGCGTTTGTCGACGGCTCGGCGGTGGTGATCGGCGACGTCGAAATCGGCGCAGACAGCTCCGTATGGCCGCTGACCGTGATCCGCGGCGACATGCACCGCATCCGCATCGGTGCGCGCACCAGCGTGCAGGACGGCTGCGTGTTGCACATCACCCACGCCGGCCCGTTCAACCCCGACGGCTTCCCGCTGCTGATCGGCGATGACGTGACCATCGCCCACAAAGTCATGCTGCATGGCTGCAGCGTCGGCAGCCGCGTATTGATCGGCATGGGCAGCATCGTCATGGACGGCGCGGTGGTTGAAGACGACGTGATCATTGGCGCCGGCAGCCTGGTGCCGCCGGGCAAGCGCCTTGCAAGTGGCTTCCTTTATGTCGGCAGTCCGGTGAAGCAGGTGCGTCCGCTCTCCGACAAGGAAAAAGCCTTCTTCACCTACAGCGCCGCCAATTACGTAAAGCTCAAGAACCTGCATCTCGCCGAAGGCTACGACACACTCTGA